A DNA window from Entelurus aequoreus isolate RoL-2023_Sb linkage group LG24, RoL_Eaeq_v1.1, whole genome shotgun sequence contains the following coding sequences:
- the LOC133641655 gene encoding uncharacterized protein LOC133641655 isoform X1, producing the protein MGIATTRRLVLKKGAKPTIFNRPRPCLSASSTSSEHPTPSTSGQTVHMRSAFAKRERKRTRDQIMASTTTASVADAVDEPMAMALDLPDEEGNQDQGNTREQGCQTDWVPIGRAPTAMTSSKSTQTEKIHHRSKGHQVTPEILERVRARLARVSEVPSSSVAAPSDSPEMQTNIATPGAPALFDVGPASSPTAPFVSGSSDDSYVPSESSTSDPCQSDGSPDRPRTHQMREESCHKEPKYIIFESCLQSLVKWCHCPVCGSQDISPSWDSNGTQLTMTLQCASCDQRSSWSSQPNIGPYAAGNILLSAGILFAGASSGKVLQVLNSIGVVTYVKRTFFNHQELILQPAIKKVWEEQQRTHLTVLQVEGRPLVLGGDGRADSPGHSAKFGTYTTMELVANVVLDHSGCTEQRMSWQLPYGDGRTEEDGGAADQLGPGCRGAGDRPTQTDR; encoded by the exons ATGGGCATCGCCACCACCcgtcgactcgtgctgaagaaaggtgcgaagccaactattttcAACAGACCACGGCCATGCTTAAGTGCAAGTTCGACAAGTTCAGAGCACCCCACACCCTCCACAAGTGGACAGACTGTgcacatgaggtctgcatttgccaaaagggaaaggaagagg acaagAGATCAGATCATGGccagtacgactacggcatcagtggcggatgcggtggatgaaccaatggcaatggcactagatttgcctgatgaggagggcaatcaagatcag ggaaatacaagagaacaaggatgccagacggactgggtaccgattgggagagcaccaacagcaatgaccagtagcaagagcacccaaacagagaaaatacatcatagatcaaagg gacaccaggtgaccccagagatcctcgagagggttagagctcggctggccagggttagtgaagtcccatcgtcaagtgtagcagctccatctgacagccccgagatgcagactaacATAGCAACTCCAGGTGCTCCTGCATTGTTTGATGTAGGACCAGCATCAAGTCCCACTGCGCCTTTTGTTAgtggttcttccgatgacagctatgtgccgagtgagtcatcgacatcggatccgtgtcaatctgacgggtcGCCAGATCGCCCACGTACTCACCAGATGCGTGAAGAGAGCTGCCACAAGGAAccgaagtacatcatctttgagtcgtgcctccagagtctcgtcaagtggtgtcactgtccagtctgtggcagccaggacataagcccttcttgggatTCAAACGGTACACAACTGACCATGACtcttcaatgtgcatcatgtgaccagaggagtagttggagcagccagccaaacattggcccttatgccgcgggcaacatcctgctatctgctggcatcctcttcgctggcgcatcttctggcaaggtgttgcaagtgctgaacagcatcggagtggtcacgtatgtgaagaggacatttttcaaccaccaggagctcatcctgcagccagccatcaaaaaggtgtgggaGGAACAGCAACGGACGCACCTCACCGTGCTGCAGGTGGAAGGCCGACCCCTCGTCCTTGGTGGTGATGGGCGAGCAGACAGTCCGGGACACAGTGCCAAGTTTGgtacctacaccacaatggagcttgtggccaatgtggttctcgaccattcaggttgtacag agcaacgaatgtcttggcagctaccatatggagatggaaggactgaagaggatggtggagctgctgatcagctgggacctggatgtcggggtgctggtgacagaccgacacagacagatcgctaa